A genomic stretch from Falsibacillus albus includes:
- a CDS encoding SDR family NAD(P)-dependent oxidoreductase, translated as MYLPSFDLKGKSAIVTGAGRGIGRAIAIGMAEAGADVALLARTEGDLMETASHIEKMGRTALVLPTDVTSREEVRKAIDQTAETFGRIDVLVNNAGMNIRSRALEVSDEEWEKIMDTNLKSAFMMSQETGKHMKEANGGKIITIASVAGTVALRTGVVYAATKAALIQMTKVLALEWGGYNINVNAIGPWYFRTPLTEKLLQDQEYVDDILAVTPLKRIGELEELVGPTVFLASDAGKYISGQTIFVDGGMTIHGF; from the coding sequence ATGTATTTACCTTCCTTTGATCTAAAGGGAAAATCGGCAATCGTAACAGGTGCAGGGCGAGGAATTGGACGAGCCATTGCAATCGGGATGGCCGAAGCTGGAGCAGATGTAGCGTTGCTTGCGAGAACAGAAGGGGATTTAATGGAAACGGCATCCCATATTGAAAAGATGGGCAGAACCGCACTTGTTCTTCCGACAGATGTAACTTCCAGGGAAGAGGTAAGAAAAGCGATTGATCAAACAGCTGAAACTTTTGGGAGAATTGACGTATTGGTTAATAATGCTGGAATGAATATCCGATCAAGGGCATTGGAGGTGTCGGATGAGGAATGGGAAAAAATCATGGATACAAATTTGAAATCGGCATTCATGATGTCTCAGGAAACGGGAAAGCACATGAAAGAGGCAAATGGCGGAAAAATCATCACCATCGCATCGGTTGCGGGTACAGTTGCCCTTCGTACAGGTGTAGTCTATGCAGCTACTAAAGCTGCCCTCATTCAAATGACAAAGGTCTTAGCCCTTGAATGGGGAGGATACAATATTAATGTCAATGCCATCGGACCATGGTATTTCCGTACACCTTTAACGGAAAAGCTTCTCCAGGATCAGGAGTATGTAGATGACATTTTGGCAGTGACTCCTCTTAAAAGGATCGGTGAATTGGAAGAACTAGTCGGCCCAACGGTCTTTTTGGCGTCAGATGCAGGAAAATACATATCCGGACAGACCATCTTTGTCGACGGAGGAATGACGATCCACGGATTTTAA
- a CDS encoding isoprenylcysteine carboxyl methyltransferase family protein — protein MFFYVMLSVIAFQRIFELIIARRNEKYLKAKGAIEFGKGHYRFMVLIHVLFFVSMMTEVDLGAKFSSPLLPYLFTMFLFTQAARIWAISSLGEYWNTKIIVLPEAKVPKKGPYKLMRHPNYLIVTLELLLIPMMFHAYFTLFAFTVLNALILSIRIPIEEKALSGATNYETAYKNENRFLPKFK, from the coding sequence ATGTTTTTTTATGTAATGTTGTCAGTCATTGCTTTCCAAAGAATCTTTGAATTGATTATCGCCAGGAGGAATGAAAAGTATTTAAAGGCAAAAGGAGCCATCGAATTCGGCAAAGGGCACTATCGATTCATGGTGTTGATCCATGTTCTTTTTTTCGTTTCGATGATGACCGAAGTGGATTTGGGGGCAAAATTCAGCTCTCCACTGCTGCCCTATTTATTCACCATGTTTTTATTCACTCAAGCTGCACGAATATGGGCGATCTCATCATTGGGTGAATATTGGAATACGAAAATCATCGTCCTGCCAGAGGCAAAAGTGCCCAAGAAAGGACCCTATAAATTGATGAGACATCCTAATTATTTGATTGTGACCTTGGAATTACTGCTCATCCCCATGATGTTTCACGCATACTTCACCTTGTTTGCCTTCACGGTCCTGAATGCATTGATATTGTCCATAAGAATTCCCATAGAGGAAAAGGCACTGTCAGGAGCAACCAATTATGAGACTGCCTATAAGAATGAAAATCGATTCCTGCCTAAATTCAAGTAA
- a CDS encoding type III polyketide synthase, which produces MPRVISIEEAVPPFKVMQEDARDFIHSMFSKSHGNIERLLKVFINGEIQSRFFAKDLKWFSEEHSLGEKNDAFIESAVELGTQAIKKCLGSKSFLKETIPTEEIDAIFTICTTGFSTPSLEARIMNLIPFSEHTKRIPIWGLGCAGGASGLSRAFEYCLAFPSSKVLVLSIELCSLTFQQNDHSKSNLIGTSLFADGVACALVVGDACDNGVEKLSSPEIIATQSTLMKNSLDVMGWDMKDNGLHVIFSKDIPSIIERWLRPNVEKFLQKHGLDISDLSHFVAHPGGKKVIQAYQEALKIPPDMTETSLQVLKEFGNMSSATVLYVLKRFMLKNCPPGQLGLATALGPGFSSELLLLRWK; this is translated from the coding sequence ATGCCTAGAGTGATCTCGATTGAAGAAGCCGTTCCTCCGTTTAAAGTGATGCAGGAGGATGCAAGGGACTTTATTCATTCAATGTTTTCGAAATCCCATGGGAATATCGAACGACTTTTAAAGGTATTTATAAATGGAGAAATTCAATCGCGCTTTTTTGCCAAGGATTTAAAGTGGTTTTCAGAAGAACATAGTCTAGGTGAAAAAAATGATGCATTTATTGAAAGTGCCGTGGAGTTGGGGACACAGGCGATCAAGAAGTGTTTAGGTTCAAAATCCTTTTTAAAAGAAACCATACCAACTGAAGAAATCGATGCGATCTTCACCATTTGTACAACTGGTTTTTCCACTCCAAGTCTAGAAGCCAGGATAATGAACCTCATCCCATTTTCGGAACATACCAAGCGCATTCCGATTTGGGGGCTTGGCTGTGCCGGCGGTGCTTCAGGGCTATCTCGCGCTTTTGAATATTGTCTCGCTTTCCCTTCTTCAAAAGTCCTTGTCCTTTCCATTGAACTGTGCAGTTTGACTTTTCAACAAAATGACCATTCCAAAAGCAATTTAATCGGTACTTCGCTATTTGCAGATGGGGTAGCCTGTGCACTTGTTGTAGGGGATGCATGCGATAATGGAGTTGAAAAGCTTTCTTCACCAGAAATCATTGCAACTCAATCAACATTGATGAAGAATTCGCTTGATGTGATGGGATGGGATATGAAGGATAATGGGCTGCATGTCATTTTTTCAAAAGACATCCCATCGATAATTGAAAGATGGCTAAGGCCAAACGTCGAAAAGTTTTTACAAAAACATGGCTTGGACATTTCCGATTTGAGTCATTTTGTTGCGCATCCAGGAGGGAAAAAAGTCATTCAAGCCTATCAGGAAGCATTAAAAATTCCTCCTGATATGACCGAAACCTCTTTGCAAGTATTGAAAGAGTTTGGAAATATGTCCTCCGCCACCGTTTTATATGTACTGAAACGATTTATGCTGAAGAATTGTCCTCCTGGCCAATTGGGTTTGGCTACAGCGCTTGGCCCCGGATTCAGTTCTGAATTATTGTTACTGAGGTGGAAATGA
- a CDS encoding dynamin family protein, with protein sequence MEKVSQHSLLNQAIELYEKLIKNEDYTTAEKAMLLIKKVYQKEFIIAFTGHFSAGKSTLINNLLGEQVLPSSPIPTSANLVKIHSGSQDFAKVNYRNDRSLLFQSPYDFEMIKGFCRNGEEVESIEIERSETNIPHGITIMDTPGVDSTDEAHRISTESAIHLADIVFYVMDYNHVQSELNFVYTKDLLKHGAELYLIVNQIDKHREEELSFSDFKKSVRNSFESWEVHPKEIFFTSAKDVSGPENQLIELKKIIRKTLEEKEKHLDASASTAIAKLEKEHMEWLLQSEEELASPYREKLSTIPENEYLQLIEKEDSLKEEIASLENRDHAWTEKMGTASTEILKNAYLMPFETRSLAEKYLESVQPDFKVGLLFGKKKTEAEREARLNDFYQGLKGQVQTQLEWHLRQLFAEEYKQLNLNSPEVQSASQNLSVPFDKGLITETVKSGARLSGDYVLNYCNDLVEKLKKIAKTEINSLVDKFLIEIRSQDSGQIDQLESKLSSLLPMSEAVRQLMRIGDERANKESDFNLALTITDQEYQKWLEKLEHDRKDVEIYNPDKVISTKQAPINEKSPQVQAERMVSTSISLEDMTNKLVKASDLLKDKIGFERMAKSLAQKADRLGNQSFTIALFGAFSAGKSSFANALLGKGVLPVSPNPTTAAINRICPPTRDFTHGTAQVHFKSRENMLADVKRSLNIFNEDCRDFEDALEIIPKINMKKIEGKEKVHLSFLNAFLDGFLQHSKHLDEALKTDLEGFRGYVANESQSCFVEAIDLYFESEFTKQGITLVDTPGADSINARHTGVSFEYIKNSDAILFVTYYNHAFSKADREFLIQLGRVKDAFELDKMFFIVNAVDLADSNQEKEEVLEYVHGQLQEYGIRKPRLFGVSSLLALGDEADRNQSFMHHFKDEFNRFLSDDLTAMAIESSEREWNKAVERVDQLIDASKQSQEDKAEKREKLIKLQHQLGDLFRETSSEFMKTSLQQEADELVHYVHQRVFFRFSDFFKESFNPALLNKNDRSLLEKALKDLTATLSFDLSQEMRSTSLRLENHAKRALGQEFSRLQEVCRKVESELVFTQFEPQSLETIKYPEAFSESDLEEMKKTFKYFKNPKAFFEKGEKKVMQEKLETILKPLSEEYLSIQKKETAAFLFEYLDEQLHDLIEAMKDDANDQINGWLNVLDVEVNMDDWLEVRRVLTEE encoded by the coding sequence ATGGAGAAAGTCTCACAGCACTCATTATTGAATCAAGCAATTGAATTGTACGAAAAGTTGATAAAAAACGAAGACTACACAACGGCTGAAAAAGCAATGCTGCTGATAAAAAAAGTTTATCAGAAAGAATTTATTATCGCTTTTACGGGCCATTTTTCAGCAGGAAAATCCACTTTGATCAATAACCTGCTCGGGGAGCAAGTACTTCCATCAAGCCCGATTCCGACAAGTGCCAATTTAGTCAAAATTCATAGTGGAAGCCAAGATTTTGCAAAAGTTAATTATCGGAACGATCGATCACTTTTATTTCAATCCCCATACGACTTTGAAATGATCAAAGGGTTTTGCCGGAATGGTGAAGAGGTTGAGTCCATTGAAATTGAAAGAAGCGAGACCAATATCCCGCATGGAATAACCATCATGGATACCCCTGGGGTCGATTCGACTGATGAAGCACACAGAATTTCAACGGAATCAGCCATTCATTTAGCCGATATCGTGTTCTATGTCATGGATTACAATCACGTTCAATCAGAATTGAATTTCGTGTATACGAAAGACTTATTGAAACACGGGGCAGAATTGTATTTAATCGTCAATCAAATTGACAAGCACAGAGAGGAAGAACTTTCTTTTTCCGATTTCAAAAAGTCTGTAAGAAATTCATTTGAATCCTGGGAAGTGCACCCGAAAGAGATCTTCTTTACATCTGCTAAGGATGTATCAGGACCTGAGAATCAATTGATTGAACTTAAGAAAATTATCAGGAAAACGTTGGAGGAAAAAGAAAAGCATCTGGATGCTTCAGCTTCCACCGCGATTGCGAAGCTTGAGAAAGAGCATATGGAATGGCTTCTCCAATCGGAAGAGGAATTGGCTTCCCCATACAGAGAGAAGCTTTCAACTATCCCTGAAAACGAATATTTACAATTAATTGAAAAAGAAGATTCCTTAAAGGAAGAAATAGCTTCCCTTGAGAATCGCGATCATGCCTGGACGGAAAAGATGGGGACCGCATCAACGGAAATTTTGAAAAATGCTTATTTAATGCCTTTTGAAACAAGGAGCCTCGCTGAAAAGTATTTGGAATCCGTTCAACCTGACTTTAAGGTCGGGCTGCTGTTCGGTAAGAAAAAGACGGAAGCAGAAAGAGAAGCAAGGTTGAATGATTTTTACCAAGGCTTAAAAGGGCAAGTGCAGACGCAGCTTGAATGGCATCTTAGGCAATTATTTGCAGAAGAGTACAAGCAATTAAATCTCAATAGTCCGGAAGTACAGTCTGCTTCTCAAAACCTTTCAGTTCCATTTGATAAGGGACTAATCACGGAAACAGTGAAATCAGGAGCAAGATTGTCTGGTGATTATGTACTCAATTATTGCAATGATTTAGTGGAAAAGCTCAAAAAGATTGCAAAAACGGAAATTAATTCGTTGGTCGATAAATTTTTAATAGAAATAAGAAGCCAGGATAGCGGTCAAATTGACCAGCTGGAATCAAAGTTGTCATCTCTTCTTCCTATGTCGGAAGCGGTCCGTCAATTAATGAGAATCGGAGATGAAAGAGCCAATAAGGAGTCAGATTTTAATCTTGCTCTCACGATCACCGATCAGGAATATCAAAAATGGCTGGAAAAGCTTGAACATGATCGAAAGGATGTAGAAATATACAATCCGGACAAAGTCATTTCAACAAAACAAGCGCCCATTAATGAGAAATCCCCTCAAGTTCAAGCGGAGCGAATGGTCTCGACTTCGATCTCACTTGAAGATATGACAAATAAGCTGGTCAAAGCATCAGATCTTTTAAAGGATAAAATCGGTTTTGAACGAATGGCTAAATCGTTGGCACAGAAGGCAGATCGTTTAGGAAATCAATCCTTTACAATTGCGCTGTTCGGGGCATTCAGTGCCGGAAAATCTTCCTTTGCCAATGCTCTTCTAGGAAAAGGGGTTCTTCCGGTATCACCAAATCCCACAACGGCTGCAATCAATCGAATCTGTCCGCCTACCAGGGATTTCACCCATGGAACGGCACAAGTCCACTTCAAGTCGAGGGAAAATATGCTGGCGGATGTAAAGCGTTCGTTGAATATATTCAATGAAGATTGTCGTGATTTCGAGGATGCTCTTGAAATCATCCCGAAAATCAACATGAAAAAAATCGAAGGCAAGGAAAAGGTTCATCTATCTTTTCTGAATGCATTTTTGGATGGATTCCTACAACACTCCAAGCACCTGGATGAAGCATTGAAAACCGATTTGGAAGGATTTAGAGGGTATGTAGCTAATGAAAGCCAATCTTGTTTTGTCGAAGCGATTGATTTGTATTTTGAATCTGAATTCACCAAGCAGGGGATAACCCTGGTTGATACCCCTGGAGCGGACTCCATAAATGCACGCCATACGGGCGTATCATTTGAATATATCAAAAACTCGGATGCAATCTTGTTTGTGACTTATTACAACCATGCCTTTTCAAAAGCGGACCGTGAATTCTTGATTCAGCTTGGCCGTGTAAAAGACGCATTTGAGCTTGATAAAATGTTCTTTATTGTCAATGCAGTGGATCTAGCAGACTCCAATCAGGAAAAAGAAGAAGTGCTTGAATATGTTCATGGGCAGCTGCAGGAATATGGAATCAGGAAGCCTCGGCTATTTGGAGTTTCCAGTTTGTTGGCTCTCGGTGATGAAGCTGATCGAAATCAGTCATTCATGCATCACTTCAAGGATGAATTCAATCGGTTCTTATCCGATGATTTAACGGCAATGGCGATCGAATCTTCGGAACGGGAATGGAATAAAGCCGTTGAACGTGTGGACCAATTGATTGATGCCTCCAAACAATCTCAGGAGGATAAAGCGGAGAAAAGAGAAAAGTTGATCAAGCTGCAACATCAACTTGGGGATTTGTTCAGGGAGACATCCTCTGAATTCATGAAAACAAGTCTTCAGCAAGAAGCGGATGAATTGGTCCACTATGTCCACCAACGTGTCTTTTTCAGATTTTCTGATTTCTTTAAGGAATCTTTTAATCCGGCACTGCTGAATAAAAATGATCGGAGCCTTTTGGAGAAAGCACTAAAGGACCTCACAGCCACTCTATCTTTTGATTTATCACAGGAAATGAGATCAACATCTTTAAGACTTGAAAATCATGCGAAGAGAGCGTTGGGACAAGAGTTTTCTAGGCTGCAGGAAGTTTGCAGAAAAGTGGAAAGTGAATTGGTCTTCACACAATTTGAGCCCCAATCGCTTGAAACGATTAAATATCCTGAAGCATTTTCAGAAAGCGACCTCGAAGAAATGAAAAAAACGTTTAAGTATTTCAAGAATCCAAAAGCATTTTTTGAAAAAGGCGAGAAAAAAGTCATGCAGGAAAAGCTTGAAACTATTCTCAAGCCACTGTCAGAGGAATATTTAAGTATCCAAAAGAAAGAAACTGCAGCATTTTTATTTGAGTATTTGGATGAACAATTGCATGATTTGATCGAAGCAATGAAGGATGATGCCAATGATCAAATAAACGGTTGGCTCAATGTGTTGGATGTCGAAGTGAATATGGACGATTGGCTTGAAGTCAGGCGTGTTCTGACTGAAGAATAA
- a CDS encoding chemotaxis protein CheX, which translates to MTITKAVTDVLNGTIKSIKSVIPIPLHIHQPSLISHPYYHQSMAVLIGMTGDVRGRILIDGHESVFSQIGSSMFGMPLEGEMLESFAGELGNMIAGNLSTKVFQDGFNMDITPPTVMVGHSKVSGFDKALQLPIQLQDIGDLLVILMIDKHSK; encoded by the coding sequence ATGACCATAACTAAAGCCGTTACAGATGTCCTTAACGGAACAATCAAATCCATCAAATCTGTCATACCGATTCCTTTACATATTCATCAGCCTTCCTTGATATCACATCCTTATTATCATCAAAGTATGGCTGTTCTGATCGGGATGACCGGGGATGTCAGGGGCAGAATATTAATTGATGGCCATGAAAGTGTATTTTCACAAATCGGATCTTCCATGTTCGGTATGCCGCTGGAAGGAGAAATGCTGGAATCATTCGCAGGGGAATTAGGTAATATGATTGCGGGGAATCTATCCACCAAGGTTTTTCAAGATGGATTCAACATGGATATCACTCCCCCAACGGTCATGGTCGGGCATTCGAAGGTTTCAGGTTTCGACAAGGCCCTTCAGCTGCCGATTCAACTCCAAGACATCGGTGATCTGCTCGTCATCTTGATGATCGATAAACATAGCAAATAA
- a CDS encoding ATP-dependent DNA helicase — translation MNHPLPFAISKTDSFYELLNDWIGDVFYDILPEKGYEIRDEQIYMAFQLLKAYKEKQVIFAEAGVGTGKTFVYLLYALCYARYTGKPAIIACADETLIEQLVKEDGDIKKLEKALDLKVDVRLAKSRDQYLCLQKLNHVMETSDNESFDDVFESLPNFVHSPGSMKKFDVYGDRKEYSTLSDEEWKQIGWDPLQDCLSCELRHRCGQTLHREHYRKSADLLICSHDFYMEHVWTKDSRKREGQLPLLPEASSVIFDEGHLLEFASQKALTYRITWQTLNDLLTKLLSNDVREKTLYVIEDVLSLNDEWFDMLKSGVVYTDGSDRHRISKTEEIIRSAERLQGMIEKLLEELVLDSEMYIINEYDLKVVEEYLEQISYSLKLFTTDDKGITWFEESRSESTLVIMPRLVEDILREEVFSQNIPFVFSSATLSNDQDFTYISSSLGIDSYGSLSVESPFDYDEAMEANFKLTMNIESKCKEALDSLMKSNGQTLVLFNSESDLKAFKNYCAKYDQELPFAILFEGDQEISTLVYEFQTNVSSVLCSYHLWEGLDIPGQSLSNVIIFSLPFPPNDPVFEAKRNHVEDPFKEVDLPYMMLRFRQGFGRLIRTSEDAGTVSVYMDENEMEKYGGHLKKLLPVALHNTAAIN, via the coding sequence ATGAATCATCCTCTACCATTTGCAATTTCAAAGACAGACTCCTTCTATGAATTGCTCAATGATTGGATCGGAGATGTTTTTTATGATATTTTACCAGAAAAAGGATATGAAATTCGTGACGAACAAATTTATATGGCCTTTCAATTATTGAAGGCATATAAAGAAAAACAAGTAATTTTTGCCGAGGCGGGAGTCGGCACAGGTAAAACTTTTGTCTATCTGCTTTATGCATTATGCTACGCCAGATATACCGGCAAACCTGCGATCATCGCTTGTGCAGATGAAACCCTTATTGAACAGCTCGTCAAGGAAGATGGTGATATCAAAAAGCTGGAAAAAGCCCTTGATTTGAAGGTTGATGTCCGCCTTGCCAAATCACGTGATCAATACTTGTGCCTGCAAAAATTGAATCATGTAATGGAAACTTCGGATAATGAAAGCTTCGATGATGTCTTTGAGAGCCTTCCCAACTTTGTACATTCCCCCGGCTCGATGAAGAAATTCGATGTATACGGAGATCGCAAAGAATATTCGACGTTAAGCGATGAAGAGTGGAAGCAAATCGGCTGGGACCCACTTCAGGATTGCCTCTCATGTGAACTAAGGCATCGATGCGGGCAAACTTTGCATCGGGAGCACTATCGGAAATCAGCAGATTTACTTATTTGCTCACATGATTTTTATATGGAGCACGTTTGGACGAAGGATTCAAGAAAGCGTGAAGGGCAGCTCCCATTGCTTCCTGAAGCAAGCTCGGTCATTTTCGATGAAGGACATTTACTCGAATTTGCAAGCCAAAAGGCATTGACATATCGTATTACATGGCAAACCTTAAATGATCTGCTTACGAAACTCCTGTCTAATGATGTAAGAGAAAAAACATTGTATGTGATTGAGGATGTCCTCTCTTTGAATGATGAATGGTTCGACATGTTAAAAAGCGGTGTGGTATACACTGATGGTTCAGACCGGCACCGCATTTCAAAGACAGAAGAAATCATCCGATCAGCGGAACGTCTTCAAGGAATGATTGAAAAACTGTTGGAAGAGCTTGTGCTTGACTCAGAGATGTATATCATCAACGAGTATGATCTGAAAGTGGTCGAAGAATATTTGGAACAAATATCTTATTCTCTAAAGCTTTTTACAACGGATGATAAAGGGATAACATGGTTTGAAGAGTCTCGCAGCGAAAGTACACTGGTAATCATGCCTAGGCTTGTAGAAGATATTTTAAGGGAAGAAGTTTTTTCACAGAACATTCCATTCGTATTTTCATCTGCGACACTATCTAATGATCAGGATTTTACTTATATCAGCAGTTCTTTGGGCATTGATTCCTATGGATCACTTTCCGTAGAATCCCCATTTGATTATGATGAAGCGATGGAAGCCAATTTCAAATTGACCATGAATATCGAGTCGAAATGTAAAGAGGCGCTTGATTCATTGATGAAATCCAATGGACAAACATTGGTGTTATTTAATAGTGAAAGTGATCTGAAAGCTTTTAAAAATTATTGTGCAAAATATGATCAAGAACTTCCTTTTGCGATTTTATTTGAAGGAGATCAAGAAATCAGTACATTAGTATATGAGTTTCAAACGAATGTAAGCAGTGTATTATGCTCCTACCATTTATGGGAAGGGCTCGACATACCTGGCCAGTCGCTTTCAAATGTAATCATTTTTTCCCTGCCATTTCCACCGAATGATCCAGTTTTCGAGGCAAAAAGAAATCACGTTGAAGACCCATTTAAGGAAGTGGACCTTCCTTATATGATGTTAAGGTTCAGACAGGGCTTCGGAAGGCTGATTAGGACCTCCGAAGACGCTGGGACTGTTTCAGTCTACATGGATGAAAATGAAATGGAGAAATATGGCGGGCATTTGAAAAAACTATTGCCAGTGGCATTACACAATACGGCAGCCATCAATTAA
- a CDS encoding carboxypeptidase M32, with protein sequence MTAVMTDLEKDFLEYVKKMSAYNEAIGLMYWDMRTGAPKNGIEQRSEVIGMLSSDAFNMSVSEEMAAYIAKLSGKKEALNEVTQKTLNECKENYDRNKKIPSDEYKEYIVLCSKAESVWEQAKTESNFELFRPYLEKIVQFNKKLIGYWGYKENKYNTLLDIYEPGVTVEILDEVFAQLRSEIVPLVQKIAESSDKPRTECLFKHFPKEKQKEFSLAILKKMGYDFNSGRLDETVHPFAIGLNPGDVRVTTKYDEKDFRTAVFGTIHEGGHALYEQNISEELVGTPLCTGTSMGIHESQSLFYENFVGRNKSFWQENYDLLKSCSDGQFDDVPLNEFYRAINESKPSLIRIEADELTYPLHIMVRYEIEKGLINDEIEVRDLPRIWNEKYEQYLGIKPSNDGEGVLQDVHWSGGSFGYFPSYALGYMYAAQFKNKMLEEIPNYDELLEKGDLEPIKAWMTKNVHRFGKMKKPLNILQDATGEGLNANHLIEYLKEKYKEVYKL encoded by the coding sequence ATGACCGCAGTCATGACAGATTTAGAAAAAGATTTTTTGGAATATGTGAAAAAAATGTCTGCATATAATGAAGCGATTGGCTTAATGTATTGGGACATGCGAACAGGCGCACCCAAGAATGGAATCGAGCAGCGTTCCGAAGTAATCGGGATGTTATCATCTGATGCGTTCAATATGTCTGTTTCGGAAGAAATGGCGGCATACATAGCAAAGCTCTCCGGCAAAAAGGAAGCTTTAAATGAAGTGACACAAAAAACATTGAACGAGTGCAAAGAGAATTATGACCGAAATAAGAAAATTCCTTCAGACGAATATAAGGAATACATCGTGCTATGCTCGAAGGCGGAAAGTGTATGGGAACAGGCTAAAACTGAATCAAATTTCGAACTGTTCCGTCCATATTTGGAAAAGATCGTACAATTCAATAAGAAATTAATTGGCTATTGGGGCTACAAGGAGAATAAATACAATACACTGCTCGATATATATGAACCAGGCGTAACAGTCGAGATCCTTGATGAAGTTTTTGCCCAGCTGCGAAGTGAAATTGTGCCGCTTGTTCAAAAGATTGCAGAGTCAAGCGACAAACCGAGGACAGAATGCTTGTTCAAACATTTCCCGAAAGAAAAACAAAAAGAATTCAGCTTGGCGATCCTGAAAAAAATGGGCTATGATTTTAATTCCGGGCGTTTGGATGAAACGGTCCACCCTTTTGCAATCGGCCTGAATCCTGGTGATGTTCGAGTGACCACCAAATATGATGAAAAGGATTTTAGAACCGCGGTTTTTGGAACCATCCACGAAGGCGGCCATGCTCTTTATGAGCAAAATATATCGGAAGAGCTGGTCGGAACGCCACTATGTACAGGGACATCAATGGGCATTCATGAATCCCAATCCCTATTTTATGAGAATTTTGTAGGAAGGAATAAATCATTTTGGCAGGAAAATTATGATTTATTGAAAAGCTGCTCGGATGGTCAATTCGATGATGTACCATTGAATGAGTTTTATCGTGCCATTAACGAATCCAAACCATCACTCATTCGTATCGAAGCAGATGAACTCACCTATCCTCTACACATCATGGTCAGGTACGAAATAGAAAAAGGGCTGATCAACGATGAAATCGAGGTCAGGGATCTGCCGAGGATTTGGAATGAAAAGTATGAACAGTATTTAGGAATCAAGCCATCTAATGATGGAGAAGGTGTCCTCCAGGATGTCCATTGGTCCGGTGGGAGCTTTGGCTATTTTCCATCTTATGCACTTGGGTACATGTATGCTGCTCAATTCAAAAATAAGATGCTTGAGGAAATTCCAAACTATGATGAACTTTTGGAGAAAGGTGATCTTGAACCAATAAAAGCTTGGATGACCAAAAATGTACATCGCTTTGGAAAAATGAAAAAGCCATTGAACATTTTGCAAGATGCCACTGGAGAAGGATTGAATGCCAATCATCTGATCGAGTATTTGAAAGAGAAATATAAAGAAGTATATAAATTATAG
- a CDS encoding sulfurtransferase, whose translation MKSLIQKESVWNALKNGENIRVIDCRFSLNDPGKGAREYSDGHIPGAVYFHLEKDLSGDVSEHGGRHPLPSMDDFQRLLEKAGIDRDSKIVIYDSGEGAFASRCWWLLKYAGHKDVFILDGGFHDWKQSQYPIDRVLPECHKTEYEVNIRGTMIATVDEVKEVVQNEREAVLIDSRSRVRYLGLEEPIDRIPGHIPGAINKEWTDALEKGKWKSLKNQQSRFSEINKMEPIIVYCGSGITATPNILTLIEAGYENVKLYPGSYSDWISYPENKVETEQNSG comes from the coding sequence ATGAAATCATTGATCCAAAAGGAAAGTGTTTGGAATGCGTTAAAGAATGGCGAGAATATTAGAGTGATTGATTGCCGATTTTCTTTAAATGACCCTGGAAAGGGTGCAAGGGAATATTCCGATGGGCACATCCCAGGTGCCGTCTACTTTCATTTGGAAAAGGATCTTTCTGGAGATGTTTCTGAGCATGGCGGAAGACACCCGCTCCCTTCGATGGATGATTTCCAACGTTTATTGGAGAAGGCGGGAATCGACCGTGATTCGAAGATAGTCATTTATGATAGCGGGGAAGGGGCGTTTGCCTCTAGATGCTGGTGGCTTTTAAAGTATGCAGGACATAAGGATGTTTTTATATTGGACGGCGGCTTTCATGACTGGAAACAAAGTCAATACCCGATTGACCGTGTGCTGCCGGAATGCCATAAAACAGAGTATGAGGTAAATATACGAGGAACAATGATTGCAACCGTTGACGAAGTTAAGGAAGTAGTTCAAAATGAGCGGGAAGCTGTATTGATCGACTCACGCTCGCGGGTTCGTTATTTGGGTCTGGAAGAGCCGATAGACCGAATCCCTGGTCATATCCCCGGAGCGATCAATAAGGAATGGACCGATGCTCTTGAGAAAGGGAAATGGAAATCTCTGAAGAATCAACAAAGCAGGTTCAGCGAAATCAACAAAATGGAACCCATCATCGTTTATTGCGGATCAGGCATCACTGCCACACCAAATATATTGACTTTAATTGAAGCTGGCTATGAAAATGTGAAATTATACCCTGGCAGTTAT